The Candidatus Cloacimonadota bacterium genome includes a region encoding these proteins:
- a CDS encoding outer membrane lipoprotein carrier protein LolA, which produces MSKLFLVLILIASISFCRADELDDIYDAILIKYSKVKFYEAEFEQENYWKSIDVTQSSHGMIYFDVDNFLMKYEQPEGQILFIQNDTVTIYDAATNQAMISNNMNIELRPVNLISEYWESSDKKLNFSENDLTKITLKTEINETITLLLEDHILAELTIHDEDENFVLYKFKNAKINEQLPAGVFDVELPEDANIIDNRVNK; this is translated from the coding sequence ATGAGTAAATTATTCCTGGTTCTAATTTTAATAGCTTCAATTTCATTTTGCCGGGCAGATGAGCTGGACGATATCTACGATGCAATCCTGATAAAATATTCCAAAGTAAAGTTTTACGAAGCAGAATTTGAACAGGAAAATTATTGGAAAAGTATTGATGTAACTCAATCTTCACATGGCATGATCTATTTCGATGTCGATAATTTCCTGATGAAATATGAACAACCGGAAGGGCAGATTCTGTTTATTCAGAATGATACAGTAACCATTTATGATGCTGCCACAAATCAAGCGATGATCTCAAATAATATGAATATCGAATTACGTCCGGTAAATCTGATCTCGGAATATTGGGAAAGTTCCGATAAAAAATTAAATTTTTCTGAAAACGATTTAACTAAGATCACTTTGAAAACAGAGATAAATGAGACAATAACTTTACTTCTGGAAGATCATATTTTAGCAGAACTCACGATTCATGATGAGGATGAAAATTTCGTTTTGTATAAATTCAAAAATGCCAAAATCAACGAGCAACTTCCTGCCGGTGTTTTTGATGTAGAACTTCCTGAAGATGCAAATATTATAGATAATCGAGTAAACAAATAA
- a CDS encoding DUF87 domain-containing protein: MKKEQKTKEVNKNIQKPIFGIILMLLSILFLVAITVDTTQLIFDYKILHETGLSFFKFIKLEFPPVSNPIGPFGVFFGFWMVTIFGKFLSISLLLALALFGFFISFIKENHPIQKILLFLAFAFFLNIDIFILSTKSLNYAGRIPCFVYQFLLRIFHNTGTFIISSVVVIICLIFIFELKNWKIFFIGIGKVISAIFKFIQKLFSKKEKKEKPVKIKKPKKKKEKKKKEPIVPRIRDHAAKEDTKEQPKTKPKIKPRDLTQDKGEVPDEPTREYEKPLIEDFLTSVQPSRKAREEIEKNIKMISQILIEKLAEFGVEAEVINVNIGPIITQYEIKPAPGVKVNKFHALADDLALAIKATSIRIQAPIPGRGLVGIEIPNVNRDTIYLKDILLSDEMKKLDGVLTFGLGKDISGKPVVADLAKMPHLLIAGATGSGKSVCVNSIICSLLFRTNPDQLRLILIDPKRIELSGYEGIPHLVQEVVTDNEEALIALNWAVAEMDHRYALLQKYKVKGLISYNAKVKKLKDKDPELEDDPLPFVVIVVDELADLMMTVGRDIERPITRLAQMARAIGIHLILATQRPSIKVITGVIKANFPSRIAFKVSSKIDSRVIIDTNGAEKLLGMGDSLFMPPGKGQTERIHGAFILPQEILDLIEYLKTQPKPEKEIKIIDDEQPLLGEFQYDDELFPEAAVCVVTAGQASVSMLQRHFKIGYARAGRLVDMLEQAGIVGPHVGSKSREVLATEEDMKIYGYIPDE; this comes from the coding sequence ATGAAAAAAGAACAAAAAACAAAAGAAGTAAATAAGAATATTCAAAAACCAATTTTTGGTATTATCCTGATGCTGCTTTCCATTTTGTTTTTGGTGGCAATAACTGTTGATACCACACAATTGATCTTCGATTACAAAATTTTGCACGAAACAGGATTATCATTTTTCAAATTTATCAAACTTGAATTTCCACCAGTGTCAAATCCAATTGGTCCATTTGGTGTTTTTTTTGGATTCTGGATGGTTACAATTTTTGGAAAATTCCTTAGTATATCATTGCTTTTGGCACTTGCACTATTTGGTTTTTTTATTAGTTTCATCAAAGAAAATCATCCTATTCAGAAGATCCTCTTGTTCCTTGCTTTTGCATTTTTCTTGAATATAGACATTTTTATTTTATCAACAAAATCACTGAATTATGCTGGTAGAATTCCCTGCTTTGTTTATCAATTTTTACTTCGAATTTTCCACAATACAGGAACTTTTATAATAAGTTCTGTAGTCGTAATTATATGTTTGATTTTTATCTTTGAATTGAAGAATTGGAAAATTTTCTTTATAGGAATCGGAAAAGTGATTTCAGCGATTTTCAAATTTATTCAAAAACTATTTTCCAAAAAAGAGAAGAAAGAAAAACCTGTAAAAATTAAGAAGCCCAAGAAGAAAAAAGAGAAGAAAAAGAAAGAACCGATTGTTCCCAGAATTCGAGATCATGCAGCTAAAGAAGATACAAAAGAGCAACCGAAAACAAAACCGAAAATTAAGCCGCGTGATCTTACTCAGGATAAAGGCGAAGTTCCAGATGAACCGACGCGTGAATATGAAAAACCGCTGATCGAAGATTTTCTGACCAGTGTTCAACCCAGTCGAAAAGCCAGGGAAGAAATAGAGAAGAACATCAAGATGATATCGCAGATACTGATCGAAAAACTGGCAGAATTTGGCGTGGAAGCAGAAGTTATTAATGTGAATATCGGGCCAATTATTACACAGTATGAAATAAAACCGGCGCCTGGAGTTAAAGTCAATAAATTCCATGCTTTAGCCGACGATCTTGCTTTAGCAATTAAAGCTACCAGCATTCGAATTCAAGCTCCGATCCCCGGCCGTGGTCTGGTGGGAATTGAAATTCCCAATGTGAATCGAGACACCATTTATCTAAAAGATATCCTGCTATCCGATGAAATGAAGAAACTGGATGGCGTTCTCACTTTTGGTTTGGGAAAAGATATTTCCGGAAAACCAGTTGTGGCTGATCTGGCAAAAATGCCTCACTTACTTATTGCTGGTGCTACTGGTTCAGGAAAAAGTGTGTGCGTTAATTCCATTATCTGCAGCCTGCTTTTCCGCACAAATCCCGATCAATTGCGCTTGATCCTGATCGATCCAAAACGGATCGAGCTTTCCGGTTATGAAGGAATTCCGCATCTGGTGCAGGAAGTTGTAACGGATAACGAAGAAGCACTGATAGCTTTGAATTGGGCTGTTGCCGAAATGGATCATCGCTATGCGCTTTTGCAAAAATACAAAGTTAAAGGATTGATTTCTTATAATGCCAAAGTTAAGAAATTGAAGGACAAAGATCCTGAACTTGAAGATGATCCACTGCCATTTGTGGTGATCGTGGTGGATGAACTTGCCGATCTCATGATGACAGTTGGTCGCGATATTGAACGCCCGATTACACGTTTGGCGCAAATGGCTCGTGCAATTGGAATTCATCTGATTCTGGCAACGCAAAGACCATCCATAAAAGTTATCACCGGTGTAATCAAAGCAAACTTTCCCTCGCGAATTGCTTTCAAAGTTTCTTCCAAGATAGATTCACGAGTTATCATCGATACAAACGGCGCTGAAAAACTTCTGGGAATGGGTGACAGCTTGTTCATGCCGCCCGGAAAAGGGCAAACCGAAAGAATTCACGGAGCTTTCATTTTACCACAGGAAATCCTCGATCTCATCGAATACCTGAAAACTCAACCCAAACCGGAAAAGGAGATCAAAATTATCGATGATGAACAGCCGCTTCTCGGTGAATTCCAATATGATGATGAACTTTTCCCGGAAGCTGCAGTCTGTGTTGTTACTGCCGGACAGGCTTCAGTTTCTATGCTGCAGCGGCATTTTAAGATCGGTTACGCTCGAGCCGGAAGACTTGTCGATATGCTGGAACAGGCTGGAATTGTAGGACCTCATGTAGGCAGTAAATCACGAGAAGTTCTGGCAACTGAAGAGGATATGAAAATTTATGGCTACATTCCCGATGAGTAA
- a CDS encoding mannose-1-phosphate guanylyltransferase — protein sequence MIALIMAGGVGTRFWPLSRESNPKQFLNILSDRSMIQMTVDRLTSKIKMEDIFIVTAASQVELTKQHLPELPEENIIIEPFGMNTAPCIALSASYLARKHKKTESMIVLPADHLIALKDDFLASLQIGEESANLDNLVTFGIKPNYPATGYGYIEAGKKIDEQRFFVKQFKEKPDMETAQQFLEAGNFFWNSGMFMWKIETILQAYNDYLPKVNSILKEVNAKWDKVGLSADFSEEYKKMPKIPVDIGIMEQAEKRVVIPVDYGWSDVGSWKALYDISQKDENENVLKSDSEIIESKNNYVNSAKFVSLIGVENLVVVESEDALLIADKDKSEDVKKIVEKLKNNKKKKLL from the coding sequence ATGATAGCTTTAATTATGGCTGGCGGAGTTGGAACGCGTTTTTGGCCGCTCAGCAGAGAATCCAATCCTAAGCAGTTTTTGAATATTTTATCGGATCGATCAATGATCCAGATGACCGTGGATCGTTTGACTTCCAAAATAAAAATGGAGGATATTTTCATCGTTACAGCTGCCTCGCAAGTGGAACTGACCAAACAGCATTTACCGGAATTGCCGGAAGAAAATATTATTATCGAACCTTTTGGCATGAATACAGCTCCCTGTATTGCGCTCAGCGCGTCATATCTGGCTCGTAAACATAAAAAAACAGAAAGTATGATAGTTTTGCCAGCAGACCATTTAATTGCCCTGAAAGATGATTTTCTGGCTTCCCTGCAAATAGGGGAAGAATCGGCAAATTTGGATAATCTGGTTACGTTTGGAATTAAACCGAATTATCCGGCTACAGGTTACGGTTACATCGAAGCCGGAAAGAAGATCGATGAGCAGAGATTTTTTGTGAAACAATTTAAGGAAAAGCCTGATATGGAGACAGCTCAGCAGTTTCTGGAAGCAGGAAATTTTTTCTGGAACAGCGGCATGTTCATGTGGAAGATCGAGACGATCCTGCAAGCTTATAATGATTATCTTCCCAAAGTTAATTCCATTTTAAAAGAAGTTAATGCAAAATGGGACAAAGTTGGATTATCAGCCGATTTCAGCGAAGAATACAAAAAAATGCCCAAAATCCCAGTCGATATCGGAATTATGGAACAGGCAGAAAAACGTGTGGTAATCCCTGTAGATTACGGTTGGAGCGATGTGGGCAGTTGGAAAGCACTTTACGATATTTCCCAAAAAGATGAAAATGAAAATGTGCTCAAAAGTGATTCTGAAATCATTGAAAGCAAAAATAATTACGTGAATTCAGCTAAATTTGTATCCTTGATTGGAGTGGAAAATCTGGTCGTAGTTGAAAGTGAAGATGCACTTTTGATAGCAGATAAAGATAAAAGCGAAGACGTGAAGAAAATCGTTGAAAAACTAAAAAATAACAAAAAGAAAAAACTTTTATAA